From Heptranchias perlo isolate sHepPer1 chromosome 8, sHepPer1.hap1, whole genome shotgun sequence, a single genomic window includes:
- the LOC137324301 gene encoding variable charge X-linked protein 3B-like has translation MATWARYQRAARICEIVPQQELPEEPVPQQELPEEPVPQQELPEEPVPQQELPEEPVPQQELPEEPVPQPELPEEPVPQQELPEEPVPQHELPEEPVPQHELPEEPVPQQELPEEPVPQQELPEEPVPQHELPEEPVPQHELPEEPVPQHELPEEPVPQHELPEEPVPQHELPEEPVPQQELPEEPVPQHELPEEPVPQQELPEEPVPQQELPEEPVPQQELPEEPVPQHELPVDERLYHNMSFQ, from the coding sequence atggctacttgggcaaggtaccagagggctgccagaATCTGTGAAATCGTGCCCCAACAAGAGCTTCCAGAAGAGCCCGTGCCCCAACAAGAGCTTCCAGAAGAGCCCGTGCCCCAACAAGAGCTTCCAGAAGAGCCCGTGCCCCAACAAGAGCTTCCAGAAGAGCCCGTGCCCCAACAAGAGCTTCCAGAAGAGCCCGTGCCCCAACCAGAGCTTCCAGAAGAGCCTGTGCCCCAACAAGAGCTTCCAGAAGAGCCCGTGCCCCAACATGAGCTTCCAGAAGAGCCCGTGCCCCAACATGAGCTTCCAGAAGAGCCCGTGCCCCAACAAGAGCTTCCAGAAGAGCCTGTGCCCCAACAAGAGCTTCCAGAAGAGCCCGTGCCCCAACATGAGCTTCCAGAAGAGCCCGTGCCCCAACATGAGCTTCCAGAAGAGCCCGTGCCCCAACATGAGCTTCCAGAAGAGCCCGTGCCCCAACATGAGCTTCCAGAAGAGCCCGTGCCCCAACATGAACTTCCAGAAGAGCCCGTGCCCCAACAAGAGCTTCCAGAAGAGCCCGTGCCCCAACATGAGCTTCCAGAAGAGCCCGTGCCCCAACAAGAGCTTCCAGAAGAGCCCGTGCCCCAACAAGAGCTTCCAGAAGAGCCCGTGCCCCAACAAGAGCTTCCAGAAGAGCCCGTGCCTCAACATGAGCTACCAGTAGATGAGAGACTGTACCACAACATGAGCTTTCAGTAG